DNA from Prunus persica cultivar Lovell chromosome G6, Prunus_persica_NCBIv2, whole genome shotgun sequence:
taaagcagcattaaattatagggagccactatgagtcctttttctcttctcagatttaggagctcctagaggtctccctattttaggaggtggatagggaACATagttggagttgtatttttataattcctcgttaaaatttgtctaaggaaGTGGTTTAGAGAGCctattgtggatgctctaaggAGGCAGCATCACTGCTCTGGCCAACTAGCCTACCCCATGTAAGTTCCACgttaaaaaccaaaatcaaatacCTTCAAAATTAGAGGCCCGTTTGGAGTCGgcccatttaataaacaagACAAGCCGAGTCCGCCCATTTATGAACATCATTAAGTCCAGCCTGAGCACATAACCCTAACCCATATGTGACCGGGCCAGACCACTAAAAGGGCCGATATGGGTCCACGCCAAGCTCAACTTatgtattgcattttttttttcttttttacaattacaattatgTATAAACGAAAaagatttattatttcttGGAAAAAGAAGCCACTGACTTTTCTTTAAGCgcatttaaatagaaaatggcTAGAATATTGTTCGAGTTTCAAAAATTAAGACttgcaaaataaaatcattattttctttattaaaaaaaatcattgaattttaaattatattattagagaaatatataaatataataatattatgcatcatttttctctaaaacgaatataatttaataactGGCATAGCCCACGACGGACTTCAGACCAAATTATCTCGTCCCGACCCATCCAAAGATAAAAATCATGTCGTGTCATGCCATATTTATCTGTTGGCTCGGTCCGTTTGACACCTCTGCTTAAAATCAGGAATGAGATCAACTAGGAAAAGTAGTTAATTTGATTCCAATTCCTTAATTACCCCATCTAAGTTCCCCAATTCATGACTTCCCCCACTCCGaaggtgtattcaatttacattttaaatgattttaaaagTGTTATAAAGTTGATggagtttaattaaatttaattgagtttgaTTGAATTCTACAAACTCCACATAGTTTTTGACTGAATTCATGTATAGATTTTAACTAAGTTTGTTAgagttttattattgattttaatggAGTTTATagcactaaaaaaataaacgaTTTAGGGGTGATGACGGCGGTGGCGATGGTGGTTTGTGGGTGATGGTGGGGGAGGTGAGGGTGGTAATGGTGGTGGCAATGGGAGTGCGGTGgcggtgatggtgatgatgctggtggtggaggtggtatTGGTGGTGAGGGGGTTAAGGGTGGTGGTGGATGTGATGGCGGTGGCAGTGgcgatgatggtgatggtgttgGCAGCGGTGGTGGTGACGGTGAGGATGATGGTAGGGTTGGTAGTAGGGGCGGAGGTAGGTGGcactacaaaaaaaaggaagcaaTAGTCACATTATTTTAAGTAACTAATATACTTTGGTGACAATTATGGGTGGTCAACCCTCTTAACTAAATTAGTCACCATTATTTGTGTCtaatgatttaaatataataaattttgttgtagctgacacatgaatagtaataATGCAATAAAATATAAGAGGATAATCTTTcccataataaaatatttacaatgataatttaataaaaatatatggaCCGAATTGCCCTTTCAGAACTAACagaagttttaaaaaattgacataaattgaaaattgtcCTTAAATTGCTTCACATTGAAACCACGGGGACAAaattgaccaaattgaaaCCACGGGGACAAaattgaccaaattgaaaCCACATGGACTAAAGTGGTAAAAGTGACAAACTACAGGGACCAAAAGTGaccttttgtcaaaatataatacacaaatataacacaaataataatggaaaggatttctatttttaaaaaaaggataatGAAACGATGTTGGACAGCGCAgttaaatcaaataaagtaataaaatataaatatagttTGATTAGACATGATGGGGGGCCCACTTTGGAGCAACAGGATGGTCAACACAATTTGTTacgaaattattttttaatcgtGACAAAACCCAATAGTTACAGCCACAAAAGTAACGGGATTAAAACTTGTAACTGTACCGTTACTAATGGCTTTAGTCACGAATATTAGTGGCTAATACTGCCAAAAGtcacgaaaaaaaaaagtgattgttgtgtttttttttttgtagtgtggtggtggaggtggtggtggtggtgctaGGGGTGGCAGCAatggtggtggtagtggcggcggcggcggtGATAGCCATGATAAGATGGTGGTAGTAGAAGTGGTGAAATCATATcttgagaataaaaataatatatctatCAAAATCTCTTAGGGAAAACTGGCCTAAAATTAGTATAATCAAATGAAATCCACCActttttgtatttcctttaaaatcaatgagtttttttaatacacCCAAACTTTTATGAACTCTTTTAAAGTCGTGATTGAATACATCTAAATTTGAATTGAGTTTAAAAAGTCTGAATTGAATACACCTAAAATTGTATAGACTTCTATAAAATCGTGATTGAATACAcctgaaattttaaatttctttaaaatcttttaaaatctaaattgaatacaccttTAAGTAAACATGTGATTAGTATTTTGTGAATCCTAATAAGGGGTTtcaacacacaaaaaaaacttacaagATGTACTACATTTGAAtataaagaaggaaaaaattgtttacAACGAGATAGGCTCTTATTATcgctcttttttatttattgtgtaGCTCTTATTTTCATATGATTACAGCATGTGAGGAAAACGccaatttgaaaattgagtaTCCCAAGCAGTATCAAAATACTTCAATTTTAGCTCCTAATTCCACACTGCATTCCCATTTGCCCTACCCCATCTTACCAAGagtgggttttttttcctttcacaaGGCCAAGCCTTACTCTGAAGTACTAAGTCTGACAGTTATGGCAGTTGAGATAGTTGTCCATAACATAGCTGCTCTCTGTTTTTAGTACATGTCTTCATATGCCCTGTGTGCCTCTCATTGCCTAATTGTAAAGGTGATCATTTTTTTACTTACAGGTTACAGCTGAAGATTTATTCTCTCAGACATTCTCATAATATCCGAGTAAATCCTATCACCTCCAACCTGTGCACCAGTTGCTCCGGCAGAAATCCGTAGAACATCTTCGATTAGTGCAACATTTCCCATGATGTCAACATGTGCACCACTCTCTATACCCCTTCCCTCAAGCAGACTAGCCGGTGGCTTGTGCTGGTACTCCCTTATGTAGGTAGCAATACCAGATGGGTTGAACCTGGTTCTTCCTCTCCACCCTTTGGCGCACATGAGTCCAGCACTCAATACAGGCACACTGTCATCACCATCCACAAAATATACTCCATTTTTCAGACAGCTGCCTGCCTCTCCTTCTGCTGAGCCATCAATCCGAAATGGAATGCTCTTGCACTTGTCAGAAGGAGACATCTTGTATACATATGATCTTTCGGTGGGGATTCCAACACCATATAAAGAGTATATTTCCATATCTGGAGCAACTGGTAGCCTAAACCGGGTATTCAAATTAATCATTAATGCCAAGTTCAATGGAACCGAAAAACAAGCAAATGAAAGGTGCAGAAGGAAAATGGTTTGAGAAACATTGCTTGGCAGCATACATTCCATTATGAAAGCAGTAGTTGCTTTAGTACTTGTGATTCACTTGATTCAAAACGTTAGTAACAAATTGGAGACTGGACCCTAATAGAATCATTTGGAAGCAAAATGTGGTGTTtgcaagagaaaaagaagggggaATGAAAAGAAGTTCTTGACACCAAGGAATTAGTATTAGTTGTAGAAATTAAGTGTAAACTTCTAAATTGTGTGTTTTAGTTTCTGATAGCTATGCatagtttttgaaaaataaattagaaataactaattaaatttattctcTCAGATAGGTTATCTGTGCTATACAAAGAAGAGTACGCTTATGCTATACAAAGAAGAGTACGCATTGCTCAGAAAAGTGAAATTCTATCAGAAAGTGCTGAACGATATGCATGCTTACTTGGTCTCAAGTGGATTGGACCAATACTTGTAATGGGCATATTTGGGATCATCAAGATTATCAGCTATCCCATGAGAGAAGTGAGCCTCAGCCCGTTGCATCATTTTTGGAGCCACAAAGCGCAGTAGATCAAAAAGAGTTTGAGCTGTGTAAGCCTTATTTTCTGTAATTTTTCTGATGCTTTCCCTGCTTAACTCATCATATTCAGTCCACACCTCTCCACATGAAGATGTGAAATTTGTGGCAGAATCTTTGTGCGGAAGATCCTGTTAAgcaaattatttaatatcatCCTTATTAAGGAAGACCACCAGAAATGAtagtttctcaacaacaacaaaagtatTGAAATGATTGATCAGAAAGCAATGGTATTAAGTTGGGCATATGTTAGCATTCGCCATATATGAAAGTGGAATGCCCATCAATGACTTTTCAAGTTTTAAAGTAATACGAAAAATTCATGCATTTGCTGTTTATCTTGTTTCTAGTTCAAGGGGAACTTCATGCAgaaacttcttcttttttaaatttggtcTGCTCTGTTAATAGAAAGCATGCTGAAAAATGGTTCTTCAAAGTAAATGCATCAAGATGTTTTTCAAGTGTGAAGTTTGGTAATCAAATGTTCTACCCTTTTTTCTCCCAGCAAAAAGTTAACCTAAGATAACTAATAATATCTATTCTGAATGCACTACAGAAAATAAATTACGACTTTTAAGAGAACATGCAAATGGAGGATCTACAAGTAACTAGAGTATGATTTGTGTAAAGAGGATGTTTCTAGATTCAACCTCAAGGTTGGATGGCATCAAATTAATTCTTGATAACAGAGTTTTATACATTTCTCCTTTTGTAGGAGAGTTGTGTATTATCAGTTGGAAGAAAGGagatgaataaataaaaaatatagattGATTTTACTGCCACAAACAGTCATTTGAATCATTTGTGAAGAATGGCAGATAGGTTCAATTCACATGAGACTGCCAAActtccaataaaaaaaaagatttagaAAGACAATAATCACGTCATTAGAAGATATCTTCATGTCAAttcattgggaaaaaatatatatatattaaaaggGCCACTGGCATCAAAGTTTTTGTCATAGTTGCATCACCTTGGCTGTTTAAGTATCTTAGCTGCACCCCTGTGTGGAATAATTGGTTATGAATTTCAACAGAACACCAGAGAATTAAAGAAGAGTACCTTGAAATCATGCCTAGGAAGCTGTGGAGAAGATATTTGTGATGTTTCCTTGCCAAAAGAGATTATTCTTCCATACTTCACAGGTTCTTTCACTTGGAAAACTCTATTTTCATCCCTGTTGTTGAAATTAGTGTCACCTGACGTCTGTAGATATCCTTTCTTTGCCAGGTCACAGCTATGCCCATCTTCAGGAGACCAGTCCAAATTGCCCCAGATGGCATCTCCACCTTTTGGCAATAAGGAAACTATGGAATCCCAGGTTCGAGATGCCCGCATGACATGCTCAAGGGTTTGAAGCCGGAGAATTTCAGAATCTAAAACACCAGGATCCATAGCTCTGCAAGGACCAACAGTCAATTCCATCATGCAGTGGTcatattgtcaaatttctcataGGGCTTTGAAAAACTCTAAGAATTTGAACACATCATATCTTAAACCACATAGTACATTACTAAACAATTATCAACATAAGGGCTAGTATCTTATATTGTGTAACACAATTAATCAGAATGCCAGTTCACATGAGGGATAGATTGCAAAGACAAACCTGATATATGCGACATCTTTACCCTCAGCAGAAAATATATTACTAACAGCTTTTGGAACACCAAGAAATGCTGGACCGATATTCATGATTGCTTTGATGTGCTTGGCACACCAACTTGGACCACCACCGCCTCCCATAGGAGGAGGTGATTCAACCCATTTCATGAAGtggagaaaataaattacacCCATAGAATGAGGTACCACCACCACTTTCTTATGGCCATTGGTTACGTACATAAGCTCAATTTTACTCTTCAATCTTGTAAGAGCTTGGTCTCGAATCTGCTTTTtcccaattaaaaaatatattagtgGACTCAGCTTAGATTTTTCAGCTTTGTAGAATTGAGCATATGCAGAGTGGGAAATGGAAAGACATATTTGGACACAAGAACGAAATTATTAATTCTGCTTCATATAGtgtttggaaaaacaaaaagttaaaaaagtattgaattaaaaatatgacaaaTGGAACAACAATGCATTCAATAAACACATGGATTTGGAGTtctgaaagaaaataagcCATTGAGatcacacacaaaaaataaatcatctatgataataataaacaaagtaTGCTGATGATGATTCAATACAAGCTTTGCACAAACTCGACTCAGCATATGTATGCAGCAACAAGTGAGCTCTAACAAACAACTGTTGTGTGATTTGGATTGGTAAAGTGGCACAAGGTGAGAATGATAGAAGCTGCAGGAGAACAATTTTTACCTCTGTGTTTTGGAAAGATAGCCTCCAATCATACGCAGCCATATGCATATTCTTCCCTTCATAACCAATTTTTGCCAAATTTTCAATGAGAACAGCCCAAACAAAGTAGCCAGGAGCAAAATAGTCAGCTGCAACGAGTCCTGGAACTGCTCTGACTCGAATTCCTGGAGGGTCAAGCCCTGTTTCATTGTGTAGAGATAGGTGCTCCAACCAACACAAGGGCCTAATTTGCATACACAATTTACAATTAGATTAAAAACTATCTTAAAACACTAACTGTAATTCAATTATGAAGACAAACGTACCTTTTGAAGATCTCTGTGAAACCGCCACCCCAAAGACGCTTCCTGAAAAGTCCTTCAGCACAAGGCCTCCCTTCCCAAAGCTCAAGGCCACCAGTTACAATGCCAGGCACCAACACAACAGGGTGAAGAGGAGTCAACCCTTCAGCTTTAAGCCTTGTCCCAGGTGACTCTGGCACTGGAAAACCAGTCAATGTAGCTGGCAAGCTGTGATACAAAAACAAGAGAACCCAGCAAGTTGTGCACATGTACCCAATTACCCAACAGCAGCTATCTATGCACCTCCATTCTCTGTGTtgcttcttgttcttgttcttcctcTGCTTCTTCTCTAATAAATTCTGAGTCTTGGAACCAACACCACCCTCATCtctgttttcaattttggggGTTTCAaaagattgaaattttaaagaaGAGCAAGGCTCAACATAGCACAGCTTGCGAAACCGAAGAATGGAAGCCATGGGTGACCAAGATGGCTGAAAACTCAATACAATGAACAAGAGCAACCCATCAAGGGAAAACGAGAGATTGAGGCACAGAGTGAGGCCTTGGTGGTGAATTATAGAGCAAAACAAGGTTATGGGCTTACATGGCCGCTATGAAAAAGCTAACGCCACGTGGTGAAGAAGGAGATATGGGTTTAGTCTGTCCTCGTTGCACACaccagaaacaaacaaacccaaaagaaaaccaagaagcaaatttgtgtttttttttccttctgccACCAAATACAGTGAGAATGATCAAAAGGGGTTTTGGAGCAAATGGCTATGTGATGAATCCCACACCTAAATCTGTTTGGTTTATTACAGAGATACTTGTGCTGGCTTTTGCTTGCCGAGCTTTATCAGCTGTCATCATTTTGAGCATAGACgtttgtttctttgcttttgacGTGGATGTCCTTTTTTTGGTCTTTCGCTACACCTCTGAGGACTGAGGACTGGAAAACAGAGTCAGGGGAAAGGAAAGCCCTTTTCTGAGTTTGGTCTGAAATGTAATTCCCGAGGTCGGCAGCGAGGTAGCGTTTTGTTTGGAGAGAGTGAGTGGAGctgagagagacagagagagatctacaaaaagagagaaaacagagagaatcCAAAGAAGAATGGGTGGGTGGGCATATCATAAAATTGATGGTAGAAATTAGCGCACACTACCAAAAACACAGATACCCAAATTTTCCGTATGACTAGTCCATGGAGccatggatatatatatatgtatgtatgcatgtAGAGAAtcgtgtttgtgtttgtgtttgtgtttgtgggGAGGAGGGCACAATGGTCAAGGAGATTGGGTTCTGAATTATTATGAGTATATTCTTCTTTGTAGTCTTGTGGATCCAGGGGTTTGCTAGCTTTGCAGGTGAGGAACAGTTTTTGCAGAGAAGAATCATATCAGTAGGGCCATAGAAGGCTTGGATTCTATCCTCTTTTTTTGTCTGACTTGGATTCTACCGGTTGTGTTCAATCGAGCCTTCCTGTCAATGGAaaactttaattttgttacccagaaaagaagaagacttcATGAACATTTGCCTCCTGTTTTCTCTTGGGCTtctatttgtattttgttttctttctatttttctgtttggCCTTGTGTTGAACcatattttttggatttggattcaTCTAACAAagtgaattttaaaaaagttcaCAAAGTTCAAAAAGTTTAGCTCTTTTCAATCCTTGCTTATTAAGAAACATTTtaggggtgtattcaattgtgaTTTTAATGGATTGTTTTGAAGCTTAAAAGTATGGCgatattcaattaggatttttaagtaatcaataaaaatttgatggtattcaattaggatttttaaataatcaatACAAGTTCGGTGGTATTCAATTagtacttttaaaaaataagagaaagtaTCGTGGTATTCAAAAACTTACTGATTTTGAGGTATTTCATTAAATGATGTATTGTGTGAGACTTTTGAATGTGTGATATAAATACCAAATCACATAACAAATCCCATCTTCCTATGCATGATTCTCATATCATATATGCTCtcatactttatttttccccaCTATTTTTGTATGCTTTCGATTgtacataaaaaaaacttttcatAAAAGAGACGATAAAGAAACATTAACAAGAAAGACGATATTGCCTCTTGTGGAGCTAATGGGCATTTTCCAATAGCTCTTCTTTCCTTGTAGACATGCTTATTtggagcaaaaaaaaaaatttatactttttttttttagaatctCTTGGTAATTGTAAACATTTCCTCACAAGGAGTTACAGCCCCCACAACTCTATCGATGTGCCCACAAGTTGCTTGATTTAATGCCTTaaagaggctttttttttgtttttctttttttttttatgcgtAGCTGCTGCACATACAGCGCACAttgctaaatattttttctaattCCCTGTCCCAAAAAGTTTGGGACCAGGACAaaacatattaataaataaataaataaaaggatgCCTTACCCATAATCTAGAAGAAACGTTGATAAGGTGCAAGGTGTTTTTTTCACTCCACAGTTTTGGTCCAAGCTTTGACAAAAACTAGGAGTAGTCATGGGGTTGGCCTAGGAGTTTTCAatatgtttctttattttgtatttctgGCGCTATCTGTTTTACATTAGGTGTTGGTGGTTTTGGATGTAGCTTCTAGCCTCTGCTTATGCTTTTGTATTTCTATTGTTGGTTTCTCAGTTGTGTTGTGTTTCTTTAACGTATTCATTCTGGCCATGTGTGGCTATGTTGGGAGTTACATTGTTGATGTCGGTGTACTCTCCCTGGACTAACCTTTGATGGTTACTGTGCCTCCATCTTTATATTAACCCTAAAAATTGGGTATCTGTATCCTAAAAATTGGGTATATTCCTTCAGGTTATGTATTTAAGTGAATGATAATTGGTGATAGAGTTCAAGCTTGTATAGAAATATAGGTAAAATCATGTAattgaaatatattaaaatcatGAGTAAAATCATATCATTACAAATCCAGTTGAAATCTATTACATTAAAAATCATGTAATTAAAatctattaaattttttgaatacaCTCCTTTATATCCACACACCCGACAGGCCTACCAAAAATCATGCATCTAAAGATTTCTTTGGTCAAACATATATGTCTAGTCACATACAGGGAGCATAGAAAGCTTGaaaatctttttccttttttatttttctagtcAAGTAGAAAGCTTGAAATTTATACACACATGTAGTTGCCCAGAAATTTGCGTGACAAGATTGAAAAATTCTTTACTTATGTAGCTGGCATGACTTATTTCTCGTGACAACTTAATGACTCAAATGACTCTTGGCTTCCTTGCCatcctctttttctcttagGTTCCGTTTGGTTCATGAGAAATGAGATttgaggattttttttattttttattttttggtctaaaaacttggggattggaaatcaattgctttctcATATTTAGTGAGTCTAGGCATGGAAAATCGTTGCATGGTCCATAGGAAAATAGGGAGAAAGTGAAGCCATCTtcccaacttgggttttgttttcccaccTCAtaggaaagtttgggaaaataagccaatattaaataaacatttgtCATGACCATGTTGTCcctttagaattacaatatatcattaaatgtattttttttaatttgatttaatatgggtataattaaaaatttatacaaactttgttttccattcctactcaaaataaaacataaaaaagaaaataaagtgatatctccCGATTACTTTTTCAGCATTATCAAAGGTGGAAAAAATATCTTCCATTTCCCAGCATTAAAGTAGACTTTGAAGTTTTTGCAGGAGACTTGAAGCTTCTACGGGAAAAATCATGACACGTACACAGATATGACAGTTACAACCCACCGAAAATTCATGCATCGTATCATATATGAAGAATTATAGAGGACATTGAAGTTTTTACAGTCCAAATCTCAATACACTCGACACGCATACCACAAGTCATGCATCTAACAGATCTTTGGTCAAACATATATATGTCTAGTTGCCAAGAAATTTGCATGAGaagattgaaaaataaaatgatattataaaaaattatgggcTATGTACCTTCCATGACTTTTGAATTAAAATGATATAATTTAtcaatcttttgtttttccttagCTTTGATTAACTAAACCATTTTGcctcaaatatatatacaacctaAGAGCAACCTAACCATATCTCATACTCCCCACCAATGTTTGTATAACTTAATGGCTCAAATGACTCTAAGCTTCCTCGccatcctttttttctcttacttTGCATCTACAAATCATGCGTGCCACCAAATTGAGAAGAGCTCTCTCATGTCCTTCTTTCtaactctctcttctcctcctttAAATTGGACTTCCATATGACCAATTGTTGCTATTGGGAGGGAATCACTTGCAATCAAGATGGTTGGGTTACCCGTTTACACTTACCCTCCAAGGGGCTCAAAGGAGGCATTCATCCCTCACTTGGAAATCTCACACATCTCACCCACCTAAACCTCTCTCATAATTCACTTTACTGCCCAActtcaaaagaaattgaattcTTCTTGCCCTTGAACCGTCTTGAGATCCTTGATTTGAGCTATAACCTTCTTTCTGGAGAGCTTCCACTTTCTCTACCATCTAATATCCAAATTGTGGATTTGTCCACCAATCACTTTCATGGAGTGGTTCCATCTTCATTCTTCCAACAAGCTAGGAATTTGACTAGTTTCAATGTAAGCAACAACACATTCTCAGGGCCTATCCCTTCCTTTATTTGTCCTCATTCTTCTCCCTTGATCAagctattggatttttccTACAATAAA
Protein-coding regions in this window:
- the LOC18774807 gene encoding putative phospholipid:diacylglycerol acyltransferase 2, giving the protein MASILRFRKLCYVEPCSSLKFQSFETPKIENRDEGGVGSKTQNLLEKKQRKNKNKKQHREWRCIDSCCWVIGYMCTTCWVLLFLYHSLPATLTGFPVPESPGTRLKAEGLTPLHPVVLVPGIVTGGLELWEGRPCAEGLFRKRLWGGGFTEIFKRPLCWLEHLSLHNETGLDPPGIRVRAVPGLVAADYFAPGYFVWAVLIENLAKIGYEGKNMHMAAYDWRLSFQNTEIRDQALTRLKSKIELMYVTNGHKKVVVVPHSMGVIYFLHFMKWVESPPPMGGGGGPSWCAKHIKAIMNIGPAFLGVPKAVSNIFSAEGKDVAYIRAMDPGVLDSEILRLQTLEHVMRASRTWDSIVSLLPKGGDAIWGNLDWSPEDGHSCDLAKKGYLQTSGDTNFNNRDENRVFQVKEPVKYGRIISFGKETSQISSPQLPRHDFKDLPHKDSATNFTSSCGEVWTEYDELSRESIRKITENKAYTAQTLFDLLRFVAPKMMQRAEAHFSHGIADNLDDPKYAHYKYWSNPLETKLPVAPDMEIYSLYGVGIPTERSYVYKMSPSDKCKSIPFRIDGSAEGEAGSCLKNGVYFVDGDDSVPVLSAGLMCAKGWRGRTRFNPSGIATYIREYQHKPPASLLEGRGIESGAHVDIMGNVALIEDVLRISAGATGAQVGGDRIYSDIMRMSERINLQL